Genomic DNA from Manihot esculenta cultivar AM560-2 chromosome 15, M.esculenta_v8, whole genome shotgun sequence:
CTAAGATCTAATCTCTCACGAATACGGATCTAAACATGTTGTCTAGACCCATTAGAAACTGCATAAACTTATTTCTATATGTTATTTCGACAATTACTCTAAAAGTCCAACATTGCTTTAGCAAATCGCAAGACTCCAATAATTCCTTAGCATATCGTGCAATATGGACCAGAGAATTTACAATAGAATCCCAAACCTTTTTGTTTCTATGAGACCATAAATTCTAGCAAATAGTACAAAGGAGAGCACATACATTTAATGATAACCGAGAAAAGTACATGGACAACCACTCCACAAACAAATGAAAGATCCCAAAATATAATTGATAGATGTGGATTTCCAACAATGACGAGTATGAGTGCATTTAACTAAAATATGAAACACATACTCCTCAATCATATGACACATATGACACCAACGATCAATATCAACCCCTTTTGATAACAAGACAGTAGTAGTAGGAAGCACCCATGCATAGCTCACTGAACTAGATTCAAACTTTATCAAGATCTTAACCGACCAAATTTTTCTCGAAAGGGATTGAGGCACTGAAAAAACATGCATATTCTCAGTAGAACACAACAATCGATATGTACTTTGAATATAATAGCCATCTTTTTCCTCTCCCATCCACATCACTCTAtcgtaaaatataattaaaatgaagaatgttaaaataatttaaaatatttataacaaaagttaaatataataatttttttaaaattatataatattagtgTTTATAAATATGCATATAACTATAGTAGATTATATAAgattagttaaaaattaaaaagaaatgtgtataaaattatttttctatttggtTTCGATATAATACgaattgaatatatttttagatTGGTTTCAATttgattcttaaaaaaaaaaactaaaaccgAACTAACACAGTAAATAAACTCAaatcgttaaaattttttatatttcaataattttcAATTCGTCCGAAATCTCTTAAAACCCGGCGTGCGGCTAGTCTTTAGGGGCAATGTATACTTCAACGTGAACTTTTTTagggaatttttttttactcctatttttttaaattaataatcttTTGTTGACTAACATAATCCTGCTTATCTAATTTTAATCTAGAAGCTGTCAGGGACGTGTGAATTACTTATGCTTGACTATCTTTACAAGTTAAAtgaggagtttttttttttttcacctgATAAATGGTTTTTATTCActaatttattcattaattagtaatttatgcactaattatttaaaaaactcTACTACTAACAAAACAAAAGCCCTTTTGAGATTATTACAGGTCAACAACCGTTGGTACTACATACACTCATATGCAATATACAAGGAGAAATCCCAAAACAATTCAATAAGGAGTGGAAACGGAATGCGAATATTGCACGAGTTTGCTTATGAAGAAGATGGCTTATGAACAAGACAGCTTATGAACATCGACGACCGCAAGAGTTCGCAATAGGAGACTTAGTGATAATCAAGTTACTATCAGAATAATTGCGATTCCTTCGCAACAAAGACTGAAGGTTGGTGTGCAGATACGAAGGGCTATAGCATATAAAGTGGAACCAACACAATGAATGAAAATTCACCTAGCACTTCATGTGAGCAAACTCAAACCAAATAAACCCTCGAGACCGATCGTTTTACAAGTAATATCAGTGCATCAAGGCGAGTTGTGAAGACCATTAAGTGTCCTTACAAAAAATACCTTATCAAATGGAAAAGGCTAAGCATTGAAGAAACCAGCCGAGAGAGAATATGAAAATGAACCCATAAtaccatctcatatcataattattctaaatcaattattttttacaaagcCCACACatcaactcttgtttctttgtcTTCTAAAAGAGAGAAATTAATTTGGTGCTTTCGAGCTACTGACAATAGCTATCTTTTTCACGAGTCAAGGCAAATTGCATTTTTATTTCCTAAATTTCTCATTATTTCTTCCTaggataatttatttatttatttttacagcAGTGTTTAACATTCAActcaattaataaaatgaattctctttataatttttaattaattactaatagaacaattattaaaacaattaatattatTGCATAAAACCACAGAGAATTTAATATAtagtaatttatatttgttGATGATCATTTAAAAACAATTTATACTACACATCAAAACATGGAAAACAAATAGATGAACTTACAGAAAATTGAAGAAGCAAGAAACCCATATTTAACTTTGGATCATATGCTGAATAGTTCCATGAGCTTAGACTATTTCTCCCCTATAAATTCATGCCATCATCTTCCACTTAGGCACATACACAAGACTCTTTTATTATCTTCTTCTCCACCAGTCACCTAATTAAAGAGAAGAATCATCTTTCACAAGATCAAAATGGGTGGCTCAAATCTTGAAAACCTTTCACTAATCACCATTCTCATCATTGTATTACCTTTTTGGTCTTCAAGAATTAAACCTTGCCATGCAAGACAAGGCAAGTACTGGAGGCAAACTGCCTCAACAGTCTCCATGTCTATGCAGAGTCATCATCATGCCCGTGGCTTGTTTAAGTTCACGGATTCTTATTACATTTCGCCAGATGAAACTATGGCAACCCAGAAAGGAACGAGCTCCGCTGCCACCTTTAATGTCCTTGACTATGGTGCTAAAGGTGATGGACATACTGATGACACAAAGGTGAGTATAAGAAGTTTAAATTAAACATTTATCCCCTATGATGCATAATATACCACAGCCATTCAAATTTACAAGAACTCTGCTAGTCACTTAACATCTTAGATTCTCTGTGATTAGCTTATGGATTGTTTAAGTTTCTGATGATACTGAGGCTATGATTCTATCTTTGGAGCTAAACTTATAAATGTCTTTCTTTCCGATGAAAAATATAGtcaaaaaatactaaaataagcaAGAGAATGATACTAAAAGATATGGTAAATAGACTGACAGTGGAAGGCTGACCTTATTCGCATTAATGTTTGGAGTGCTTACACTTGTCATATTTGAACTGCTATGATGTGGGGCAGGCATTTGAGGCAGTGTGGGCAGCTGCTTGCAAAGTAGACGGGTCAACCATAGTGGTTCCATCTGGGGCTGTTTTCCTTGTGCTGCCAATATCTTTTTCAGGTCCTAATTGTGGAGAAAAGATTATATTTCAGGTAAATTTGCCGTAAATTCTCCTTTTTATTCCAGAAGCCTTATCATTTGAAGGTTGAACTTATAGACTAATAAAATGAACTTGAATTTGTTTGTAATGTCATGCAGTTAGATGGCAAGATCATAGCTTCTACAAGTTCTGGAGCTTGGGGATCAGGCCTTTTACAATGGATTGAGTTCACAAAACTAAAAGGGATCACAATCAGAGGTAAAGGTGTCATTGATGGACAAGGTTCAGTCTGGTGGAATGACCTGCCAACATACAGTCCAGATTCAGGGGTAAAGGAttcaaaagtaaaataaattctactgctaattttaaattgagattGTACAAAAGTAAACCTCTGCCCTATTGTGCAAATGATATTTAGCAGGTAACCAGTGAGCTCAGTGCAAAAATGCCTAGCACCAAGCCAACAGTAAGCCGCCTCACAAATCCTCCTCTTTCCAGAGTCTCACAAGGGTGTTGAAATGAGAATGTTTTTGCTCATGGTGTTGCTCTATTTATACAGGCTCTAAGATTCTATGGTAGTACTGATGTGACCGTTACTGGGATAACAATTCAAAACAGCCCGCAAACCCATCTCAAATTCGATGATTGCATATCTGTTCAGGTTTCTGGTTTCACTGCTGCATCCCCTGAGAACAGCCCACACACGGACGGAATTCACCTACAGAACTCCCGAGATGTGGTTATTTACAGCAGTAATCTTGCTTGCGGTAATTTCAGAACTTAACTAGTGATCCATAATGAATATTGTCTTGATAATAGGTATAAAgaactaatttaaatataaaccaACATTCAAACACTATCAGACAAGAAATCCAGAATAAGAGGCCTCACTAACTAAATTCTTCATCTGGTCTACATGCATCAAATGAGATGAGATTTTTATTCATATCCTACTGCCTTCACAGGGGATGACTGTGTATCTATTCAAACTGGATGCTCAAATGTGTACGTACACAATGTAAATTGTGGACCTGGACATGGCATTAGCATTGGAGGCCTTGGGAGAGACAACACCAAAGCCTGTGTTTCAAACGTAACTATCAGGGATGTTGCAATTCAAAACACATTAACCGGAGTCAGGATAAAGACATGGCAGGCATGAATACCACAAACATCCAAATTTATCCCAATGAGTTTCTCCTTTAGTGACATATATACAAAAAAAGTTCAatataacatataaaattaaagcaTCTAATAGTTCATTTCATTTACCTACTGCAGGGAGGCTCAGGCTCAGTACAAGGAATCACATTCTCAAACATTCAAGTTTCTGGAGTTGAAACTCCAATCATGATTGACCAATTCTACTGTGATGGCAACAAATGCTCAAATAAATCTTCAGCTGTGGCTGTGTCAGACATAAACTATGTAGACATAAGAGGCACATACACAAGAAATCCTCTACACTTTGCCTGCAGTGACAATTTGCCGTGCACTGGTGTATCACTAGATACGATAGAGCTGAAGTCAGTTGGAGAAGATGCCCAACCTTTCTGTTGGAACGCATATGGAGATCTGAGAGGAACAACTGTTCCTCCAGTTCACTGCTTGCAATCT
This window encodes:
- the LOC110601493 gene encoding polygalacturonase At1g48100 isoform X1, producing the protein MGGSNLENLSLITILIIVLPFWSSRIKPCHARQGKYWRQTASTVSMSMQSHHHARGLFKFTDSYYISPDETMATQKGTSSAATFNVLDYGAKGDGHTDDTKAFEAVWAAACKVDGSTIVVPSGAVFLVLPISFSGPNCGEKIIFQLDGKIIASTSSGAWGSGLLQWIEFTKLKGITIRGKGVIDGQGSVWWNDLPTYSPDSGQVTSELSAKMPSTKPTALRFYGSTDVTVTGITIQNSPQTHLKFDDCISVQVSGFTAASPENSPHTDGIHLQNSRDVVIYSSNLACGDDCVSIQTGCSNVYVHNVNCGPGHGISIGGLGRDNTKACVSNVTIRDVAIQNTLTGVRIKTWQGGSGSVQGITFSNIQVSGVETPIMIDQFYCDGNKCSNKSSAVAVSDINYVDIRGTYTRNPLHFACSDNLPCTGVSLDTIELKSVGEDAQPFCWNAYGDLRGTTVPPVHCLQSGKSSKPVVYC
- the LOC110601493 gene encoding polygalacturonase At1g48100 isoform X2 — encoded protein: MGGSNLENLSLITILIIVLPFWSSRIKPCHARQGKYWRQTASTVSMSMQSHHHARGLFKFTDSYYISPDETMATQKGTSSAATFNVLDYGAKGDGHTDDTKAFEAVWAAACKVDGSTIVVPSGAVFLVLPISFSGPNCGEKIIFQLDGKIIASTSSGAWGSGLLQWIEFTKLKGITIRGKGVIDGQGSVWWNDLPTYSPDSGVTSELSAKMPSTKPTALRFYGSTDVTVTGITIQNSPQTHLKFDDCISVQVSGFTAASPENSPHTDGIHLQNSRDVVIYSSNLACGDDCVSIQTGCSNVYVHNVNCGPGHGISIGGLGRDNTKACVSNVTIRDVAIQNTLTGVRIKTWQGGSGSVQGITFSNIQVSGVETPIMIDQFYCDGNKCSNKSSAVAVSDINYVDIRGTYTRNPLHFACSDNLPCTGVSLDTIELKSVGEDAQPFCWNAYGDLRGTTVPPVHCLQSGKSSKPVVYC